A genomic segment from Ruegeria sp. TM1040 encodes:
- a CDS encoding HugZ family protein yields MPQDTPPSEKPTSPIRPTDDEARTLAQSLIAEADFAALATLSDEGHPVQSRVAFALDASGGPISLVSTLAQHAQAMAVRPQVSLLVGEPGEKGDPLTHPRLTLNGTAEILPNGCPAHEEMATHYLRRHPKAKLYIGFADFHFVRFQIREAFLNGGFGKAYQLTPADLGLVP; encoded by the coding sequence ATGCCACAAGATACCCCACCCTCCGAAAAACCGACCTCTCCAATCCGCCCCACCGATGATGAGGCGCGCACGCTGGCCCAGAGCCTGATCGCAGAGGCAGATTTTGCCGCGCTCGCAACGCTCAGTGATGAGGGCCACCCGGTCCAGAGCCGCGTCGCCTTTGCGCTCGATGCGTCGGGTGGGCCGATTTCGCTCGTCTCGACACTGGCGCAGCACGCTCAGGCGATGGCGGTCCGCCCGCAGGTCTCTCTCCTTGTGGGAGAGCCGGGCGAGAAGGGCGATCCGCTGACCCATCCGCGCCTGACACTCAATGGGACGGCCGAGATCCTGCCCAATGGTTGCCCCGCGCATGAGGAGATGGCCACGCATTATCTGCGCCGCCACCCCAAGGCAAAGCTCTACATTGGATTTGCCGATTTTCATTTTGTGCGTTTCCAGATCCGGGAGGCGTTTTTGAACGGCGGCTTTGGCAAGGCCTATCAACTCACGCCGGCGGATCTGGGCCTCGTGCCCTAG
- a CDS encoding antibiotic biosynthesis monooxygenase family protein has product MPTIQKSDDRQTVITTFEVTPGTCQDLIDALEAAYAEFISFQPGFIAAGLHVNDAQTRIANYSQWHRREDFMAMLRSQEMRKRNRELNALCRSFEPVMYDVVTTFG; this is encoded by the coding sequence ATGCCGACAATCCAGAAATCCGACGACCGCCAAACCGTCATCACCACCTTTGAGGTCACGCCGGGCACCTGCCAGGATCTCATTGATGCGCTGGAAGCCGCATACGCTGAATTCATCTCGTTCCAGCCGGGCTTTATAGCGGCCGGGTTACATGTGAATGACGCACAAACCCGCATCGCCAATTACTCGCAGTGGCATCGGCGCGAGGATTTTATGGCGATGCTGCGCTCGCAGGAAATGCGCAAGCGCAACCGGGAGCTGAATGCGCTCTGCCGCAGCTTCGAGCCAGTGATGTATGACGTGGTCACAACATTTGGCTAG
- a CDS encoding MYG1 family protein: protein MTITHLVTHSGGFHADELLSTVILSRLYPHAELVRTRDKAWITPAEGRIIYDVGGQFDAAARIFDHHQRPNPLRPDGQPYSSFGLIWAAFGQDYLRALEVPEKDLDRVHAAFDADFVRPVDLLDNGAVDSAEAGPLFAGLTLPVLLESLKPVFDDRRDGADDAAFVDALAIARAFVEARLRHKAAKLRATDVVLRAIEDAGERRVLELPMGMPFRGAVEQAGADHLLFVIHPRDSDWALTTIRTGDDTFETRADLPLAWAGLTDAAFEAASGVPGAAFCHNGRFLAIARSREAVLALAELAVAEVCATA from the coding sequence ATGACCATTACCCATCTTGTGACCCATTCTGGTGGCTTTCACGCGGATGAGCTCCTCTCCACCGTCATCCTGAGCCGCCTCTATCCCCATGCCGAACTGGTGCGCACGCGGGACAAGGCATGGATTACCCCCGCCGAGGGGCGGATCATCTATGACGTGGGCGGGCAGTTTGATGCTGCCGCGCGGATCTTTGACCATCACCAGCGGCCCAACCCGCTGCGCCCCGATGGCCAGCCCTACAGCTCCTTTGGTCTGATCTGGGCCGCATTTGGCCAGGACTACCTGCGCGCGCTGGAGGTTCCGGAGAAAGATCTCGACCGGGTTCACGCCGCGTTTGATGCGGATTTTGTGCGTCCTGTCGATCTCTTGGACAATGGCGCGGTCGACAGTGCCGAGGCCGGGCCGCTGTTTGCAGGGCTGACGCTGCCGGTGCTTCTTGAGAGTTTGAAGCCGGTGTTTGATGATCGCCGGGATGGTGCTGACGATGCGGCATTTGTCGACGCGCTGGCCATCGCGCGCGCCTTTGTCGAAGCCCGGCTGCGCCACAAGGCGGCCAAATTGCGGGCCACGGATGTGGTGCTGCGCGCCATTGAGGACGCGGGCGAGCGCCGTGTGCTCGAGCTCCCGATGGGCATGCCCTTTCGGGGCGCGGTGGAGCAGGCCGGAGCCGATCATCTGCTGTTTGTGATCCATCCGCGCGACAGCGACTGGGCGCTGACCACGATCCGCACGGGCGATGATACCTTTGAAACCCGCGCCGATCTGCCCTTGGCTTGGGCGGGTCTGACGGATGCGGCTTTTGAGGCGGCGTCCGGCGTGCCCGGTGCTGCCTTCTGCCACAATGGCCGGTTCCTGGCGATCGCCCGTAGCCGTGAGGCGGTTCTGGCTCTGGCGGAGCTGGCAGTGGCAGAGGTCTGTGCCACTGCCTGA
- a CDS encoding arylesterase, with translation MRKFLKQIVVSLVSIPLLLGVAQAEPVRITAFGDSLVQGYGLPQGEGLVAQLRDWFAVEGFDVALTNAGVSGDTTAGGAARIDWTLAETPDAMIVLLGGNDLLRGLPPEDTRANLSRIIEAARGAGAEVLLIGMQAPGNYGADYKAAFDSIYPDLTATHDLVLHPFAFAGMAAEAGEDPAQMGAYMQADGIHPNARGVALNIKAMEPALHALMARLSQPEDSANN, from the coding sequence ATGCGCAAGTTTCTAAAGCAAATTGTGGTCAGTTTGGTGAGCATTCCATTGCTCCTGGGCGTGGCGCAGGCGGAGCCCGTGCGGATCACCGCTTTTGGCGATAGCTTGGTGCAGGGCTATGGGCTGCCCCAGGGCGAGGGTCTGGTGGCGCAGCTGCGGGACTGGTTCGCGGTGGAGGGCTTTGATGTCGCGCTGACCAATGCGGGGGTCTCTGGCGACACCACCGCCGGCGGCGCGGCGCGCATCGATTGGACCCTTGCGGAAACCCCGGACGCCATGATCGTGCTCCTGGGCGGAAATGACCTGCTGCGCGGACTTCCCCCCGAAGACACCCGCGCCAATCTCAGCCGGATCATTGAGGCCGCGCGCGGGGCAGGGGCCGAAGTGCTGCTCATCGGGATGCAGGCGCCGGGCAATTATGGCGCCGACTACAAGGCCGCTTTTGACAGTATCTATCCGGATCTGACCGCGACGCATGATCTTGTGCTGCACCCGTTTGCCTTTGCCGGGATGGCCGCAGAAGCAGGAGAGGATCCGGCCCAGATGGGCGCCTACATGCAGGCGGATGGCATCCATCCCAATGCGCGTGGTGTCGCCTTGAATATCAAGGCGATGGAGCCCGCCCTTCACGCGCTGATGGCGCGGCTTTCACAACCTGAGGACAGCGCCAACAACTAG
- a CDS encoding ABC transporter ATP-binding protein: protein MSTDARPILTLQDVHLSLNGNTGPVRILEEISLEVQSGETLALVGPSGSGKSSLLMVMGGLEQATGGQVRAMGEDLTRLDEDALARFRRAHMGVVFQSFHLIPTMTALENVATPLELAGARDAFDRARDELEAVGLGHRCDHMPAQMSGGEQQRVALARAVVTRPEILLADEPTGNLDQANGAQVMDLLFDLRDRHGSTLVMVTHAPELAERCDRTIRLRDGRILTDAQREAAE, encoded by the coding sequence ATGAGCACCGATGCCCGCCCCATTCTTACGCTTCAAGATGTGCATTTGTCGTTGAATGGCAATACCGGCCCGGTGCGGATCCTCGAAGAGATCTCGCTCGAGGTCCAATCCGGCGAGACGCTGGCCCTTGTTGGCCCATCGGGGTCGGGGAAATCATCGCTGCTGATGGTGATGGGCGGGCTGGAACAGGCCACCGGCGGCCAAGTGCGCGCCATGGGAGAGGATCTGACCCGGCTGGACGAGGACGCGCTGGCCCGGTTTCGCCGCGCCCACATGGGGGTGGTGTTTCAGAGCTTTCACCTGATCCCGACCATGACGGCGCTGGAAAATGTAGCCACGCCTCTGGAGCTGGCCGGGGCGCGCGACGCCTTTGACCGCGCCCGCGATGAACTGGAAGCCGTGGGTCTGGGGCATCGTTGCGATCACATGCCTGCACAGATGTCGGGCGGTGAGCAGCAGCGTGTGGCTTTGGCCCGCGCCGTCGTGACGCGCCCCGAGATCCTTTTGGCGGATGAGCCCACGGGCAATCTCGATCAGGCAAACGGCGCACAGGTGATGGATTTGCTCTTTGATCTGCGCGACCGGCATGGCTCGACACTGGTGATGGTGACTCATGCGCCCGAACTGGCCGAGCGCTGCGATCGCACCATCCGCCTGCGCGACGGTCGCATCCTGACCGACGCCCAGCGCGAGGCCGCGGAATGA
- a CDS encoding ABC transporter permease, which produces MSQKSSFRLAWRFALRELRGGLRGFRLFLACLALGVGVIAAIGSIRASIEAGLSREGASLLGGDAELTFTYRFANPDEIAWMDEIARDRSEVVEFRSMAVVGDERALTQVKSVDAAYPLRGDFRLMSGQPLHEALAAADGRPGAVMERVLADRLGLSEGSVFRLGTQEFRLSGLLEWEPDAAGSGFSIGPRTLVRTEALAQSGLLAPGTLYSTKYRLTLPPDADLAALEQDARARFEESGMRWRDARNGAPGIARFVERLGAFLVLVGLSGLAVGGVGVSTAVRAYLATKTETIATLRTLGSERRVIFLTYFLQIGVLSLCGITLGLILGGVGPLLLGPLIAAQLPFPAVFSIYPAALAESALYGVLTALLFTLWPLARTERIRAAALYRDAVSGGLQWPAPRYILATLATLGLLIAAAALFSGAPELALWTAGGLIGALVVLLIAGAAIGGLARMGNRMARGRPALRWALASIASARDGAMPAVLALGLGLTVLAAIGQIDGNMRRAIAGNLPDVAPSYFFVDIQRDQMPAFLERVEGDPQVSKVDNAPMLRGVITRINDRPAKEVAGDHWVIRGDRGVTYAAAKPASTNVTAGAWWPEDYTGPPQISFAAEEAEEMGLALGDTLTVNVLGRDITGTITSFREVDFSNAGMGFVLTMNEAALRGAPHSYIASVYAEEDAEAAILRDVAREMPNITAIRVRDAINRVSEILGQLATATAYGAAATLFTGFLVLLGTAAAAEPARRYEAALLKTLGAPRGQILRSFALRSAILGAAAGGVALLAGILGAWSVSHFVLETDYVVIWPNAVGVIGGGILVTLFAGLAYALRPLAARPARVLRARD; this is translated from the coding sequence ATGAGCCAGAAATCGTCTTTTCGCCTCGCCTGGCGCTTTGCACTGCGCGAACTGCGCGGTGGGTTGCGCGGCTTTCGCCTCTTCCTTGCATGTCTCGCCCTTGGGGTGGGTGTCATTGCCGCCATCGGTTCGATCCGCGCCTCCATCGAGGCGGGGCTCTCGCGCGAGGGGGCAAGCCTACTTGGCGGCGATGCGGAGCTGACCTTCACCTATCGCTTTGCCAACCCGGACGAGATCGCCTGGATGGACGAGATCGCCCGCGACCGCTCCGAAGTTGTGGAGTTTCGCTCCATGGCCGTGGTCGGCGACGAGCGGGCGCTGACGCAGGTAAAATCCGTCGACGCGGCCTATCCGCTGCGCGGTGACTTTCGCCTCATGTCGGGCCAACCGCTTCATGAAGCGCTCGCAGCGGCAGATGGCCGCCCCGGCGCGGTGATGGAACGGGTGCTGGCCGACCGCCTGGGTCTGAGCGAGGGCAGCGTCTTTCGCCTTGGCACACAGGAATTTCGCCTGAGCGGCCTCCTTGAGTGGGAACCCGATGCGGCGGGATCGGGGTTCTCCATCGGGCCGCGCACCCTGGTGCGTACCGAGGCCCTGGCGCAATCCGGCCTCTTGGCGCCGGGGACGCTCTATTCCACCAAATACCGGCTGACTTTGCCGCCCGATGCAGATCTGGCGGCACTGGAACAGGACGCCCGCGCCCGATTCGAAGAGAGCGGCATGCGCTGGCGCGATGCCCGCAACGGCGCACCGGGGATTGCACGTTTCGTAGAGCGTCTGGGCGCGTTTCTGGTGCTTGTGGGTCTGTCGGGGCTTGCGGTCGGCGGTGTCGGGGTCTCAACAGCGGTGCGCGCCTATCTCGCCACCAAGACCGAGACCATCGCCACGCTGCGCACCCTTGGTTCAGAGCGGCGGGTCATTTTCCTGACCTACTTTCTGCAGATCGGCGTGCTATCGCTCTGCGGGATCACGCTGGGGCTGATATTGGGCGGGGTGGGTCCGCTGTTGCTCGGTCCGTTGATTGCAGCACAGTTGCCGTTTCCGGCGGTTTTCTCGATCTACCCTGCGGCGCTTGCGGAATCCGCACTCTATGGTGTGTTGACCGCACTGTTGTTCACCCTCTGGCCACTGGCCCGCACGGAGCGCATCCGCGCAGCCGCTCTTTATCGTGATGCGGTGAGCGGCGGGCTGCAATGGCCCGCCCCGCGCTACATTCTGGCCACGCTGGCGACGCTCGGCCTGCTGATTGCTGCCGCCGCGCTATTCAGTGGCGCGCCAGAACTGGCGCTCTGGACGGCGGGCGGGTTGATCGGCGCGCTTGTGGTGCTGCTGATTGCAGGAGCCGCCATCGGAGGTCTGGCGCGCATGGGCAATCGTATGGCGCGGGGGCGTCCCGCACTGCGTTGGGCGCTGGCCTCCATCGCCTCGGCGCGCGATGGCGCCATGCCTGCGGTGCTGGCACTGGGTCTGGGGCTGACGGTGCTGGCCGCAATCGGGCAGATCGACGGCAACATGCGCCGCGCCATCGCCGGGAACCTTCCGGATGTGGCTCCTTCCTATTTCTTTGTCGATATTCAGCGCGACCAGATGCCCGCCTTTCTTGAGCGCGTCGAAGGCGACCCGCAGGTGAGCAAGGTCGACAATGCGCCGATGCTGCGTGGTGTCATCACCCGCATCAACGACCGCCCGGCCAAAGAGGTTGCGGGCGACCACTGGGTGATCCGCGGGGATCGCGGCGTCACCTATGCCGCTGCCAAACCCGCAAGCACCAATGTCACGGCAGGCGCCTGGTGGCCCGAGGATTACACCGGGCCACCACAGATCTCCTTTGCTGCCGAAGAGGCCGAGGAAATGGGTCTCGCGCTCGGAGACACGCTGACGGTGAATGTGCTGGGACGTGACATCACCGGCACCATCACCAGTTTCCGTGAGGTGGATTTCTCCAATGCGGGGATGGGCTTTGTGCTCACCATGAACGAAGCCGCCCTGCGTGGCGCGCCCCATAGCTATATTGCAAGCGTCTATGCCGAAGAGGACGCGGAGGCCGCTATCCTGCGCGATGTGGCCCGCGAGATGCCGAATATCACCGCGATCCGGGTGCGGGACGCGATCAACCGGGTGTCCGAGATCCTCGGCCAGTTGGCCACCGCCACCGCCTATGGCGCTGCGGCAACGCTGTTCACAGGGTTCCTGGTGCTGCTCGGGACAGCGGCAGCAGCAGAGCCTGCGCGACGCTACGAGGCGGCCCTGTTGAAAACACTGGGCGCGCCGCGTGGTCAGATCCTGCGCAGCTTTGCGCTGCGCTCCGCGATCCTCGGGGCGGCTGCGGGGGGCGTGGCGCTTCTGGCAGGCATCCTTGGGGCCTGGTCGGTGAGCCACTTTGTGCTGGAGACAGACTATGTTGTGATCTGGCCCAATGCGGTCGGGGTGATCGGCGGCGGCATTCTGGTGACACTCTTTGCGGGACTGGCCTATGCGCTGCGCCCGCTGGCGGCGCGACCGGCTCGGGTCTTGCGGGCGCGCGACTAG
- a CDS encoding RrF2 family transcriptional regulator, translating to MRITKRTNIAVRLLMYCALNEGRLVTKSEIAARCNISENHLAQVVNQLSQLGFLKTQRGRNGGLALGRAAADICIGDVFRQVEGGLPMVECFADVDNTCPLVEACRLRDALTRAGEAFYGALDGISLESLTCDNIDLQRILSPLSCPSPAKTPA from the coding sequence ATGCGTATCACCAAAAGAACCAACATCGCGGTCCGACTGTTGATGTATTGTGCTCTCAATGAGGGACGCCTTGTCACCAAATCCGAAATCGCGGCGCGTTGCAATATCTCGGAAAACCACTTGGCGCAGGTGGTGAACCAATTGAGCCAGCTTGGCTTTCTCAAGACCCAGCGCGGACGCAATGGCGGACTGGCGCTCGGTCGCGCCGCTGCCGACATCTGCATTGGCGATGTCTTTCGTCAGGTCGAAGGTGGGCTGCCGATGGTGGAGTGTTTTGCCGATGTGGACAACACCTGCCCCCTGGTGGAGGCCTGCCGTCTGCGCGACGCGCTCACCCGGGCGGGGGAGGCGTTTTATGGCGCGCTCGACGGGATCTCGCTCGAGAGTCTGACCTGCGACAACATTGATCTACAGCGCATCCTGTCGCCGCTCTCCTGCCCCAGCCCGGCGAAAACGCCCGCCTGA
- a CDS encoding gamma-glutamylcyclotransferase family protein, with product MTPHFFGFGSLVNTATHVYGNTRPARLEGWRRTWVRTPDRSMAFLSVTPAPGHVIEGLLAAVPNGDWAALDERETGYVRVDVTPQVAHDMAPAPQISLYQVPEESHDRNARDHKILLSYLDVVLRGYREVFGDTGAEAFMATTDGWDTPILNDRATPYYPRHQVMTPDEHALHDALIAEAGAQVLAGGE from the coding sequence ATGACCCCGCATTTCTTCGGCTTCGGCAGCCTCGTGAACACCGCCACCCATGTCTATGGAAACACCCGCCCCGCCCGGCTGGAAGGCTGGCGGCGCACCTGGGTGCGCACCCCCGATCGCTCCATGGCGTTCCTGAGCGTCACGCCCGCACCCGGCCACGTCATCGAGGGCCTTTTGGCGGCGGTGCCCAATGGCGACTGGGCGGCGCTTGATGAACGCGAAACCGGCTATGTGCGTGTCGATGTCACGCCGCAGGTGGCACATGACATGGCCCCTGCCCCGCAGATTTCGCTCTATCAGGTGCCAGAGGAGTCCCACGACCGCAACGCGCGCGATCACAAGATCCTGCTGAGCTATCTCGACGTGGTGTTGCGCGGCTATCGGGAGGTGTTCGGCGATACGGGTGCAGAGGCCTTTATGGCGACGACGGATGGGTGGGACACGCCGATCCTCAATGATCGCGCCACCCCCTATTACCCTCGCCATCAGGTGATGACCCCGGATGAACACGCCCTGCACGATGCGCTCATTGCCGAGGCTGGCGCACAGGTTTTGGCGGGCGGAGAATGA
- a CDS encoding DUF2254 domain-containing protein, with translation MISRSLLLLRRITRQLWFRVVAISLFSLLALAIAPLLAPILPPAWEDRFGREAVLPVLTILASGMLAVTTFSLNVMVSAYRTASSMATPRVYRLLLEDTVTQSVLATFTGGFVYSLSAVILFRAGIYPPGSAFVVFVMTALVVMLIVLAILRWIDHLSDLGSMDHTLRLIESRSCSSLRARKETPCLGGCCLKTEPPSSASPIPASQSGFVRFVDMAALNRRAKEAGVTLYLTRLPGEFVLRGRPVAMAEGADEAFCKEASGLIDVGDVRSFEQDPTFGLTLLAETAQRALSPGVNDPGTAYEVMGRLTRLLWENLPEDSEATKSDADFPHIHLPPVTASALLKASFPPIALYAGDAPEVMDWMQTSLKALEHHPNAAMTRAAQEMRQDYFENS, from the coding sequence ATGATCTCGCGCAGCCTCCTGCTGCTCCGGCGCATCACGCGCCAGCTCTGGTTTCGGGTGGTTGCGATTTCCCTGTTCTCGCTTCTGGCGCTGGCGATCGCCCCATTGCTAGCGCCGATCCTGCCGCCAGCCTGGGAGGACCGGTTTGGTCGCGAGGCGGTTCTGCCGGTGTTGACGATCCTTGCCTCCGGCATGCTGGCGGTGACGACGTTTTCGCTCAATGTCATGGTCAGCGCCTACCGCACCGCCTCCAGCATGGCGACGCCGCGCGTCTACCGGTTGTTGCTCGAGGACACCGTCACCCAGAGTGTACTGGCGACCTTTACCGGCGGTTTTGTCTATTCGCTGAGTGCCGTGATCCTGTTTCGCGCCGGGATCTATCCGCCGGGATCGGCCTTTGTGGTCTTTGTGATGACGGCGCTGGTGGTGATGCTGATCGTTCTGGCAATCCTGCGCTGGATCGATCACCTCTCGGATCTGGGCAGCATGGACCACACGCTGCGCCTGATCGAAAGCCGCAGCTGCAGCAGCCTGCGCGCGCGCAAAGAGACCCCCTGCCTTGGCGGCTGCTGTCTGAAGACAGAGCCCCCATCGAGTGCCAGCCCCATTCCCGCAAGCCAGAGCGGATTTGTGCGTTTTGTCGATATGGCCGCGCTCAACCGGCGCGCCAAGGAGGCCGGTGTCACGCTCTACCTGACCCGCCTGCCCGGCGAATTTGTCCTGCGCGGCCGCCCGGTGGCCATGGCCGAAGGGGCCGATGAGGCCTTCTGTAAAGAGGCAAGCGGCCTCATTGATGTCGGCGATGTGCGCAGTTTCGAACAAGACCCGACCTTTGGGCTGACGCTCCTGGCGGAAACCGCGCAACGCGCCCTTTCGCCCGGGGTCAATGATCCGGGCACCGCCTATGAGGTCATGGGTCGTCTGACGCGTCTGTTGTGGGAGAACCTGCCCGAGGACTCCGAGGCCACAAAATCAGACGCGGATTTTCCACATATTCACCTGCCGCCGGTGACTGCATCCGCCTTGCTCAAGGCCAGCTTCCCGCCGATCGCGCTCTATGCCGGGGATGCGCCAGAAGTCATGGATTGGATGCAGACCTCGCTCAAGGCGCTTGAGCATCACCCCAATGCGGCCATGACGCGGGCTGCGCAAGAGATGCGGCAGGACTACTTTGAGAATTCATAA
- the gltX gene encoding glutamate--tRNA ligase, translating into MTTTRFAPSPTGYIHVGNLRTALMNYLIARKAGGTFILRIDDTDPERSKEEYVDAIKQDLEWLGITWDKVERQSERLDRYAEAADKLREIGRFYEAFETPTELDLKRKKQLNMGKPPVYDRAALALSDAEKESLRAERGNGVWRFKLDQERIEWTDGILGDISIDAASVSDPVLIRGDGQVLYTIASVVDDTDMGVTHVVRGSDHVTNTATQIQIMAALGHGHPEFAHHSLLTGPQGEALSKRLGTLALRDLREAGVKPMALLSLMARLGSSDPVELRTDMAELVDGFDINRFGSAPTKFDAEDLYPLTARYLQTLPVATVKSELDAIGVPADTQEAFWAVAKENITTLKDLEGWWILCRDGAEPLIADEDKEFIAEAMTLLPEGPYDSESWGKWTAAVKEKTGRKGKGLFMPLRKAVTGMERGPDMSALLALMQTVRARG; encoded by the coding sequence ATGACCACCACCCGTTTTGCGCCGTCCCCCACCGGCTATATCCATGTGGGCAACCTGCGCACTGCTTTGATGAACTACCTGATCGCTCGCAAGGCGGGCGGCACCTTCATTCTGCGCATCGACGACACCGACCCCGAGCGCTCCAAGGAGGAATACGTCGACGCGATCAAGCAGGATCTCGAATGGCTCGGCATCACCTGGGACAAGGTGGAGCGCCAGTCCGAGCGGCTCGACCGCTATGCCGAGGCCGCCGACAAGCTGCGCGAGATCGGCCGGTTCTACGAGGCCTTCGAGACCCCGACCGAACTCGATCTCAAACGCAAAAAGCAGCTCAACATGGGCAAGCCGCCGGTCTATGACCGCGCCGCACTGGCGCTGTCGGATGCGGAAAAAGAGTCCCTGCGCGCCGAGCGCGGCAATGGTGTGTGGCGCTTCAAGCTCGATCAGGAACGCATCGAGTGGACCGATGGCATCCTTGGTGACATCTCCATCGACGCGGCGTCTGTCTCGGACCCGGTGCTGATCCGCGGCGACGGGCAGGTCCTTTATACCATCGCCTCTGTGGTGGACGACACCGACATGGGCGTGACCCATGTTGTGCGCGGCTCTGACCATGTCACCAATACCGCGACGCAAATTCAGATCATGGCTGCGCTCGGCCATGGCCATCCCGAGTTTGCCCACCACTCGCTGCTGACCGGCCCGCAGGGCGAGGCGCTCTCCAAGCGTCTTGGCACGTTGGCGCTGCGCGATCTGCGCGAGGCGGGCGTCAAACCGATGGCGCTTCTGTCGCTGATGGCGCGTCTAGGGTCCTCTGATCCGGTGGAATTGCGCACCGATATGGCCGAGCTGGTTGACGGTTTTGACATCAACCGTTTCGGCTCTGCGCCGACCAAGTTCGACGCCGAGGATCTCTATCCGCTGACCGCGCGCTACCTGCAGACCCTGCCGGTTGCGACAGTCAAATCCGAGCTCGACGCCATTGGCGTGCCCGCAGACACCCAAGAGGCCTTTTGGGCGGTGGCCAAGGAAAACATCACCACGCTCAAGGATCTCGAGGGCTGGTGGATCTTGTGCCGCGACGGAGCGGAGCCGCTGATTGCCGACGAGGACAAGGAGTTTATCGCCGAGGCGATGACCCTTCTGCCCGAAGGCCCCTACGACTCTGAGAGCTGGGGCAAATGGACCGCAGCAGTGAAGGAAAAGACCGGCCGCAAAGGCAAGGGGCTCTTTATGCCGCTGCGCAAGGCCGTCACCGGCATGGAGCGTGGCCCGGATATGTCCGCACTTCTGGCCTTGATGCAGACCGTGCGCGCCCGCGGCTGA
- a CDS encoding MBL fold metallo-hydrolase has protein sequence MTLKLSRRAALAGVAAAPIAAAVAAPARAAGHEAAKAPLHARAFKVGDYTVHSLLAGSTGRDGVKDIFGGGASDEAFSEVAAENFISDTSAQFYFTPTLVDTGSEKILFDTGLNAGGITKALADAGVTPEEVDVVVLTHMHGDHIGGMTDDSGAATFANARYVTAAAEYDHWTAMPEGNGGADRVRAKVAPQAEKMSFIDDGGAVASGVTGMAAFGHTPGHMVYMIESAGQQLLLTADLANHYVFPFAHPEWQTSFDTDKDAASATRRRVLEMLADSRTPMIGYHMPFPAAGYVERRGEGFRFVPVSYQMMG, from the coding sequence ATGACGTTGAAGCTATCTCGCCGCGCGGCTCTTGCCGGTGTTGCGGCTGCCCCGATCGCCGCGGCGGTTGCGGCCCCTGCCCGCGCGGCCGGCCATGAAGCTGCCAAGGCGCCTCTGCATGCGCGTGCGTTCAAGGTGGGCGACTACACGGTTCACAGTCTGCTGGCGGGCAGCACCGGTCGCGACGGTGTGAAGGATATCTTTGGCGGCGGAGCCTCTGATGAGGCGTTTTCCGAAGTCGCGGCAGAGAATTTCATCTCTGACACCAGCGCTCAGTTTTACTTTACGCCGACACTCGTGGACACCGGCTCGGAGAAGATCCTCTTTGACACCGGCCTCAATGCAGGTGGGATCACAAAAGCGCTGGCGGATGCGGGCGTGACGCCGGAAGAAGTGGATGTGGTGGTGCTGACCCATATGCATGGCGACCACATCGGCGGCATGACCGACGACAGCGGCGCGGCGACCTTTGCCAATGCGCGCTATGTGACGGCAGCGGCGGAATATGACCACTGGACCGCAATGCCCGAAGGCAATGGCGGCGCGGATCGGGTGCGCGCCAAGGTGGCACCGCAGGCCGAGAAGATGAGCTTTATCGACGATGGTGGGGCGGTGGCCTCGGGCGTGACCGGGATGGCAGCCTTTGGGCATACGCCGGGCCATATGGTCTATATGATCGAGAGCGCCGGGCAGCAGCTGCTGCTGACGGCCGATCTGGCCAATCACTATGTGTTCCCCTTTGCCCATCCCGAGTGGCAGACCAGCTTTGACACCGACAAGGATGCGGCCTCGGCCACGCGGCGGCGGGTGCTGGAAATGCTCGCTGACAGCCGCACGCCAATGATCGGCTATCACATGCCCTTCCCTGCCGCCGGCTATGTCGAGCGGCGCGGCGAAGGGTTCCGTTTTGTGCCGGTCAGCTATCAGATGATGGGCTAA